The following proteins come from a genomic window of Coffea arabica cultivar ET-39 chromosome 11c, Coffea Arabica ET-39 HiFi, whole genome shotgun sequence:
- the LOC113717311 gene encoding uncharacterized protein — protein sequence MNGGQEKPKEDREGSPTESQQTVSDDDEIDYSIKPEFYDPNLDDKDELWVQKKKKGHTSDAVLSCPACFTTLCLDCQRHEKYLTQYRAVFVINCKIKSYQVSQPGSKRKRGRRHGTSSGTEADSVAGEAVKPVCCSVCSTDVGVIDEEEVYHFFNVLPSES from the exons ATGAACGGAGGACAAGAGAAGCCAAAAGAAGATAGAGAAGGCTCTCCAACTGAGTCTCAGCAAACAG TTTCTGATGATGACGAGATAGATTACTCAATAAAGCCAGAATTTTATGACCCCAATCTTGATGACAAAGATGAGTTATgggttcaaaagaaaaaaaaaggccacACTTCTGATGCTGTCCTCAGCTGCCCTGCTTGCTTCACCACCCTTTGTTTAGATTGTCAAAG GCATGAAAAATATTTAACACAGTACCGAGCAGTTTTTGTGATCAATTGTAAGATTAAGAGCTATCAAGTTTCACAACCTGGAAGTAAACGGAAAAGGGGCCGAAGACACGGGACTTCTTCCGGGACTGAAGCTGATTCTGTTGCTGGTGAAGCAGTTAAGCCTGTCTGCTGCTCGGTTTGTTCAACAGATGTAGGAGTCATCGATGAGGAAGAGGTGTATCACTTTTTTAATGTTCTTCCAAGTGAGTCTTGA